The following are encoded together in the Pleurocapsa sp. FMAR1 genome:
- the scpB gene encoding SMC-Scp complex subunit ScpB has translation MKLTTKIEAIFYIKGRPLSIEEIVACLISLAPKSSNISPEEGLEPSESVNHELVEDALIELMNDYAHRHSALEIVETEAGYSLQLKAEYENLLQELVPAELGKGALRTLAAVALRNPILQTELIDLRGSSAYQQVGELVKLGFIRKREQADGRSYWLEVTNKFHQYFEINDMAIS, from the coding sequence ATGAAATTAACCACCAAAATTGAAGCAATTTTTTATATCAAAGGTAGACCACTTTCTATTGAGGAAATAGTCGCCTGTCTGATTTCCTTAGCCCCTAAGTCAAGTAACATATCCCCAGAGGAAGGATTAGAACCATCTGAGTCAGTTAATCATGAGTTGGTTGAAGATGCTTTGATTGAGCTTATGAATGACTATGCTCATCGTCATAGTGCCTTGGAAATTGTAGAAACAGAAGCAGGCTATAGTCTACAGCTAAAGGCAGAATATGAAAACCTGCTCCAGGAATTAGTGCCAGCAGAATTAGGTAAAGGAGCATTACGAACCTTAGCAGCGGTGGCTTTAAGAAACCCTATTTTGCAAACTGAACTGATCGATCTACGGGGCAGCAGTGCCTATCAACAAGTTGGCGAACTAGTCAAGCTGGGATTTATCCGCAAAAGAGAACAGGCTGATGGACGCTCCTATTGGTTAGAGGTGACCAATAAATTTCACCAGTACTTTGAAATC